The genomic DNA CACCAGCACCGGCAGCGCGAAGTACACGAACAGGATCTGCACCAGCAGCGGCGTGCCGCGGATGACCCAGATGTAGAAGCTGGCCACCCAGCGCACGGCGGCAAAGCGCGCGGTGCGGGCGAGCGCGGCGGCGGTTCCCAGCACCAGCCCGACGCTGCCGCTGATCAGCGTGAGCCACAGGGTGGTGCGCGCGCCGTCGGAGAACGCCTGGGCGTTGGGGCCGATGGGCTCGGGCAGGAAGGACAGCAGCTTGCCGAGCAGTGCCAGCACCAGCACCATCAGGATGACGGCCGAGACGAGCGTGGCGTTGCTGCGCTGCTGGCGGCTCCAGCGCTGCGGCCAAAAGGCGGTGAGCATGAAAAAGACCCCTGTGACTACAAGCGGGTCGTGCTTACTGGCAGCGGACGTCTTCGTTGAAATACTTCTTGGACAGCGCGGCATAGCTGCCGTCGGCCATCACTTCGGCCAGCGCCTTGTTCCAGCCGGCGGCCAGCGAGCTGTTGCCCTTGGCCACGGCGGCGGCGATGCGCTCGATGAACAGCATGTCGCCGAGCTTGAAGCCGGCGCCGGGGTTCTTTTCTGCCACGGCCTTGGCCACGAAGCGGTCGGTCACCCAGGCGTCCACGCGGCGCGAGTTCAGCGCGCTGCGGGCATCCACGTCGGTGGGGAAGTTCTTCATTTCCTTGATGGACGAGACCTTCTGCACGTTCTCGAGGTAGCTCGTGCCGGTCTGCACGGCCACCACCTTGCCCGCTAGGTCCTTGGCGCTCTTGATGGCGGGGTCCATGGCGATGATCATGCCGCCCGAGCAGTAGTGCGGGTCGGTGAAGGTGACGGCCTTGGCGCGCTCTTCGGTGATGCCGTGCGAGGCGATCACCAGGTCCCAGCGGTCCTGGCGCAGGCCGGTGAGCAGCGCATCGAAGCCCAGGGTCTTCCACTGGATCGCGAGGCCCATCTTCTTGGCCACCAGTTCGGCCGTTTCCACCTCGAAGCCGGTCAGCGTGGTGCCGTTGAAGAAATTGAACGGAGCGAACTGCCCCTCGGTCGCGATGAGGATCTTGCCGTCCTTCTTGACCTCGTCCAGCGTGCGGGCCTGGGCAGAAGCGAAAGCGGCGCAGAGCGCGAGGGCGGTGGCAACAGCCTTGAACAATTTCATGGGATGGGTCCTGTCGGGGGTATTTCAGGTACAAAAAATCCGGCATGCGGGTAGCAGGCCGGAGGCTGGTGGATCGGATGCACAGGCATCGCGAAACGCGAAGCCTGCCGTCATCAAGTAGTAACGATTATAAATATGCGAATTTTTTCCTTGGGCCTGCGGACAACCCTCAAAGCCCCGTTGTGTGCCAATTCACAACAGGTTTAGAGCGGTGTCTCCAACCGGACGCAGGCGCTACGGCTCCGTCTACAGGGCGAGGTCGGCGCTACCGGTGCGAGCCAGACCAGTGCCCCCGCGCAAGGGCCGCCCCGCCGCGCTGGGGGCGTCCCCCTTCAGGGGGAAGGCGCCGAAGGCGACTCAGGGGGTTACCGAAGAAACGCGTCGTACCCCGTCTTGAGGATCAGCGTGCTCACCACCACGATGAAGATGCCGCGCACGAAACCCGTGCCGTGCTTGAGCGCCAGGTGCGTGCCCAGCAGGCTGCCCACGACGTTGGCCACGGCCAGCGTCACCGCGAAGTGCCACCAGACGTGGCCCTTGGCGGCAAACAGCACGATGGCGGCGACATTGGTGGCGCAATTGAGCAGCTTGGCCGAGGCCGAGGCATTGAGAAAGTCGTAGCCGAGCAGCCGCACGAACAGGAAGACGAAGAAGCTGCCGGTGCCCGGGCCGAAGAACCCGTCGTAGAAACCGATCAGCACGCCGATCAGGCAGGCCGCCAGCACTTCGGCGCGGCCCGCGAAGCGCGGCGTATGGTGCCGCCCCAGTTCCTTCTTGGCCAGCGTGTAGGCCAGCACGCCCAGCAGCACCAGGGGCAGCAGCTTGCGCAGGAAGTCGGCCGACATCACCGTCACCGCCCAGGCGCCGGCGAACGAGCCGGCGAAACCGGCCGCCGCGGCCGGCAGCATCGCCGGCCAGCGGATCTGCACGCGGCGGCTGTACTGCCAGGTGGCCATGGCCGTGCCCCACACCGAGGCGGCCTTGTTGGTGCCCAGCAGCGTGGCCGGTGGCGCCCCCGGAAAAGCCGCGAACAGCGCCGGCACCATCACCAGCCCGCCGCCACCCACGATGGCGTCCACGAAGCCCGCGAGCAGCGAGGCCAGGGTAATAAAAATCCATTCCATCGCAGTATTTTCGCACCCAGCCTGCTATGGATTTAGGAACAGATACAGAGACCAGCGCACCGGGCCCGGCGGCGAACGGGCAAGAAAAAGGCGCTGGGATCGCCAGCGCCTGAAAAAAAACGCACCTCGTTGGGTGCTTGAAATTTGGTTATTGGTAGAAAGGATGTCTCCTCGGGCCCCTCGCTTGGCACACCGAAGCGCGCTTTCGAGTGCCGCAACTGTAACGGCTGCACCCCACTGGTGCATTGGGGGTTTCCCGCCCCCGTTGTGGGGCGGGAAAACCGCGCGCGGGGCCACGAATCGGGGTTCGCGGGTTGGCACGGCTCATGCAATGCGCTTGTAACAATTTGCGAAAGGGAGCCTTCATGCGGGCAGTCAACCACCGGTTCATCGCGGTCGTGTCGTTGGGTCTGGGGCTGTGCGCCAGCGCGCTGGCGCAGGCCGTGCCCGAGGTGGCGGCGGCCCCCGCCGCGCCCCTGGCGCGCCCTGGCCTGGTGGCGCACGGCGCCGTCAGCGCGGCGGACACCGCCTGGATGATGACCTCCACGGCGCTCGTGCTGCTGATGACGCTGCCCGGCATTGCGCTGTTCTACGCGGGCATGGTGCGCAAGAAGAATGTGCTCAATACCATGGCCAGCGTGGTCGCCATCGCGGCGCTGGTCAGCCTGCTGTGGTTCGGGGCGGGCTACTCGCTGGCGTTCACGCCCGGCAACGCCTGGGTGGGCGGCTGGGAGCGCGCGGGGTTCACGGGGCTGGACTTCGACCTGGCGGGCGGCAAGCTCGCCGTGAGCCATGTCGCGCCGCACATTCCCGAATCGGTGTACGCCATGTTCCAGCTCACCTTCGCCATCATCACGGCCGCGCTCCTGGTGGGCGCGTTCGTCGAGCGCATGCGGTTTTCCGCCATGCTGATCTTCATCGGCCTGTGGACCTTGCTGGTCTATGCCCCGGTGGCGCACTGGGTGTGGGAGCCGGGGGGCTGGCTGGCGCGGATGGGCGCGCTGGATTTCGCCGGGGGCTCCGTGGTGCACGTGAACGCGGGCGTGGCGGGGCTGGTGTGCGCGTGGTTCCTGGGCCGCCGCACGGGCTATGGCCGCGAGCCCTTCGAGCCCTACAACCTGGGGCTCACCATGGCGGGCGCGGGCCTGCTGTGGGTGGGCTGGTTCGGCTTCAACGCGGGCTCGGCCGTGGCGGCCGATGGCCGGGCGGGCCTGGCCATGGCGGTCACGCACCTGGCCGCCGCCGCTGGTGCGCTGTCCTGGATGCTGGGCGAGTGGGTGGTGCGCGGGCGCCCTTCGCTGCTGGGGCTGTGCTCGGGTCTGGTCGCGGGGCTCGTGGCGATCACGCCCGCCGCAGGCTTCGTCACGCTGCGCTCGGCGGTGGTGATTGGCCTGGTGGCCGGGCTGGCGTGCTACTGGGGGGCCACGGGGCTCAAGCGCCTGCTGCGTGCCGACGATTCGCTGGATGTGTTTGGCGTGCATGGCATTGGCGGCATCGTGGGCTCGCTGCTCACGGGGGTGCTGGCTAGCAAGACCGTGGGGGGCGTGCAGGGCAGCCTGCTCACCCAGGCCATCGGGGT from Acidovorax sp. A79 includes the following:
- a CDS encoding ABC transporter substrate-binding protein — translated: MKLFKAVATALALCAAFASAQARTLDEVKKDGKILIATEGQFAPFNFFNGTTLTGFEVETAELVAKKMGLAIQWKTLGFDALLTGLRQDRWDLVIASHGITEERAKAVTFTDPHYCSGGMIIAMDPAIKSAKDLAGKVVAVQTGTSYLENVQKVSSIKEMKNFPTDVDARSALNSRRVDAWVTDRFVAKAVAEKNPGAGFKLGDMLFIERIAAAVAKGNSSLAAGWNKALAEVMADGSYAALSKKYFNEDVRCQ
- a CDS encoding TSUP family transporter, yielding MEWIFITLASLLAGFVDAIVGGGGLVMVPALFAAFPGAPPATLLGTNKAASVWGTAMATWQYSRRVQIRWPAMLPAAAAGFAGSFAGAWAVTVMSADFLRKLLPLVLLGVLAYTLAKKELGRHHTPRFAGRAEVLAACLIGVLIGFYDGFFGPGTGSFFVFLFVRLLGYDFLNASASAKLLNCATNVAAIVLFAAKGHVWWHFAVTLAVANVVGSLLGTHLALKHGTGFVRGIFIVVVSTLILKTGYDAFLR
- a CDS encoding ammonium transporter, with the protein product MRAVNHRFIAVVSLGLGLCASALAQAVPEVAAAPAAPLARPGLVAHGAVSAADTAWMMTSTALVLLMTLPGIALFYAGMVRKKNVLNTMASVVAIAALVSLLWFGAGYSLAFTPGNAWVGGWERAGFTGLDFDLAGGKLAVSHVAPHIPESVYAMFQLTFAIITAALLVGAFVERMRFSAMLIFIGLWTLLVYAPVAHWVWEPGGWLARMGALDFAGGSVVHVNAGVAGLVCAWFLGRRTGYGREPFEPYNLGLTMAGAGLLWVGWFGFNAGSAVAADGRAGLAMAVTHLAAAAGALSWMLGEWVVRGRPSLLGLCSGLVAGLVAITPAAGFVTLRSAVVIGLVAGLACYWGATGLKRLLRADDSLDVFGVHGIGGIVGSLLTGVLASKTVGGVQGSLLTQAIGVGAVMAYSLVVTAALLWIINFAMGVRVDAQSEQTGLDIAQHREHLGG